A stretch of the Streptomyces sp. NBC_01428 genome encodes the following:
- a CDS encoding APC family permease: protein MSDTRTTDGAGAAEHGLRRSLGFRDLVVYGLLFIAPMAPVGVYGTLDAKSHGAVALVYLVATVAMAFTAFSYAQMVRVVPQAGSVFAYARAGLGKEAGFVAGWMVMLDYLLIPAVAYLFSGIAMNSLVPEVSRWVWTALAVVITTFLNLWGVRTAARVGFLVLALEIVVLLIFVVSAVVMLARDGAHRDWLSPLAGDGTQGAFALSAVVGAVSVAVLSFLGFDAIASFAEEVTGGSEKVARAVLFCLALAGVLFVAQTYLVALLEPLSSAQLAADPGKQGAAFYDAVDASVGAWLHNLVAVSKAIGAAFAALAGQAAAGRLLYAMARDRRLPRALARTDSGVPRAALGCAAVITLVAAVWAARRDDGLDKLVSVVDIGALTAFTLLHASVVGWFAVRRRSGPPVWWRHVLVPVLGAAITVAVIVEASGTAQVVGAIWLAVGLTVLFAQRGRSGRGMDEDAPGGAV, encoded by the coding sequence CGTCTACGGGCTGCTGTTCATCGCCCCCATGGCACCGGTCGGCGTGTACGGGACGCTCGACGCGAAGTCGCACGGGGCGGTCGCGCTGGTCTACCTCGTCGCGACGGTCGCGATGGCGTTCACCGCGTTCAGCTACGCGCAGATGGTCCGGGTGGTCCCCCAGGCGGGTTCGGTGTTCGCCTACGCGCGCGCGGGTCTGGGCAAGGAGGCGGGGTTCGTCGCCGGGTGGATGGTGATGCTGGACTATCTGCTGATCCCGGCGGTGGCCTACCTGTTCTCCGGCATCGCGATGAACTCCCTGGTCCCGGAGGTCTCCCGGTGGGTGTGGACCGCCCTCGCCGTTGTGATCACGACGTTCCTGAACCTGTGGGGGGTGCGCACCGCGGCCCGGGTCGGCTTCCTGGTCCTCGCGCTGGAGATCGTGGTCCTGCTGATCTTCGTCGTGTCGGCCGTCGTGATGCTCGCGCGCGACGGCGCCCACCGCGACTGGCTGTCCCCGCTGGCGGGTGACGGCACGCAGGGGGCGTTCGCGCTGTCGGCGGTCGTCGGGGCGGTGTCGGTGGCCGTCCTGTCGTTCCTCGGCTTCGACGCGATCGCGAGTTTCGCGGAGGAGGTGACGGGCGGTTCGGAGAAGGTGGCCCGGGCGGTGCTGTTCTGTCTGGCGCTGGCGGGTGTGCTGTTCGTGGCGCAGACGTACCTGGTGGCGCTGCTGGAGCCGTTGTCGTCCGCTCAGCTCGCTGCGGACCCCGGCAAGCAGGGCGCGGCCTTCTACGACGCCGTGGACGCCTCCGTCGGCGCGTGGCTGCACAACCTGGTGGCGGTCAGCAAGGCCATCGGCGCGGCCTTCGCGGCGCTCGCCGGGCAGGCCGCGGCCGGCCGGCTGCTCTACGCGATGGCCCGCGACCGCCGGCTGCCCCGGGCGCTGGCCCGGACCGACTCCGGGGTGCCGCGGGCGGCGCTGGGGTGCGCGGCGGTGATCACGCTGGTCGCGGCGGTGTGGGCGGCGCGGCGCGACGACGGCCTCGACAAGCTGGTCTCGGTGGTCGACATCGGCGCGCTGACCGCGTTCACGCTGCTGCACGCGTCGGTGGTGGGCTGGTTCGCCGTGCGCCGCAGGAGCGGGCCTCCCGTCTGGTGGCGGCACGTCCTCGTCCCCGTGCTGGGCGCGGCGATCACCGTCGCCGTGATCGTCGAGGCCTCCGGAACGGCCCAGGTGGTGGGTGCGATCTGGCTGGCGGTCGGCCTGACGGTCCTGTTCGCCCAGCGCGGCCGGTC